The Flavobacterium johnsoniae genomic sequence TAATTGAAAAAGTGAAATAACCATTAAGCCAATAAAAACGGTTCCGAGTCCAACCATAATATGATAGGCGTAATACAAACCAGAGATATTAGTTGGATGGAGATCTTCTTCAAACTGATCTAAACCTTTAATTTCCTGATCCCAATTTCCGTAAGTCAAGAAACTCAGAATGTTTGGAACAGCAATTTTATTATCTAGTTTTTTGTCTTTTACGTCGGGCTGACCAATCAAAACAATTTCTGAACCTTTCTTTTCGGTATGAAAAATTCCCTCCATTGCAGCAAAAGTTACGGGTTGATATTTGACAACATTTTTAGCTGCTAAATCTCCCGTTGGAACTGCAACTACAATACTCGAAATCAATCCGAAAATTACACCTGTTTTAAGGAATAATTTTCCGAAAGAAACATTCTTTTTGCTTAAAATATAAAAAGCTCCAATTCCAGCAACTACAAAAGAACTTGTTACTAAAGAAGCCGCTTGATTGTGCAAATAAGAAGGCCAAAGCCACGGATTTAAAAATAAAGCTTGAAAATTAGTCAATACAAATTTTCCGTTTTCTAAAATTTCATAACCAACCGGATTTTGCATCCAAGAATGAGTGGCAATGATTAAAAATCCGCTCGCCCAAGAACCAATCATAATTAATAATCCGGTTACAAAATGCCATTTATGTCCGAGCAGTTTTTCTCCAAATAAAAAAATTCCTAAGAAAGAAGATTCGAGAAAGAAAGAAAACATTCCTTCCATTGCGAGGGTTTGTCCGATGATTCCGCCTGTTAATTCGGAAAATTTCGCCCAGTTGGTTCCGAATTGAAACTCCATCGGAATTCCGGTTACAACGCCCATCGCAAAATTGAGAGCGAAGATTTTCATCCAAAAATGGGTGGCGTGATTGTATGTTTCTTCTTTAGTTTTGAGGTATTTCCACTTGAAGTAAACAATGATCAAGGAAAGACCCATTGTAAGTTGTGGAAAAAGATAATGAAAAGTGATCGTGAAGGCAAATTGCATTCGATCATAAAAGAGCATTTCTTCCATAATGGTAATTTGTTTATGAAGTTCCACAAATTTAACCATTAGAACCCGAATTAACGTCCTTTAAAAAAAGTTTATCGCTTGATATTTGTTAAACTTTTCAACAATTTAAAAGAGTAGAAATGACACTTATGTGCTTAAGCAACTTTGTCAAAGTTTCAAACTTTGACAAAGTTTTTATGCTCGAAACATTATTCTTTCTTCAAAATCCCTTTTTCAACGCTTTCATTAATCAAACCTTCAGCGTAATTCCATATCGATTTTGAACCGGTTTTAATGACGCTTTTCTTTTCATAGACTTTATCGTACTTCACTCCAAACTCTTTCCATGTTCCGCCGTTGTTAGAAGTGTTTTGCAATAAAGGCTCTAATCTGTCCATCGATCTTGCAAATTTGGCTTCGTTGGTTTCTCCAGCTTCAAATTCTTCCCAAATTGAAATTAATTCATCCGCTTGATTTTTAGGCAACAAGCCAAAAATCCTATTTGCTGCCAAACGCTCTTCATCTGTATTATCATGACTTTTTATGGTATCATAAATAAAAACATCGCCAGCGTCAATTTCTACTATATCATGAATCAAAACCATTTTTACGACTTTCAAAACATCAATCGGTTCGTTTGAATGCTCTGCTAAAACAATTGCCATTAATGCCAAATGCCAACTGTGTTCTGCGTCATTTTCGCAACGGTCGCTGTTAAACAATTTCGTTTTGCGTTGAATGTATTTTACTTTATCAATTTCTTTTATAAAAGCAATTTGATCTAATAAGTCTTTCGTGTTCATTTTTTTTTGTTTTGAAATGACATTCGTCATATGCAAAATTAAAGCTTAAAGCGTAATTGCTCAACTTAAAATTAATTTATCTCAACAGAATATGACAAACTCCACATTTTTTTACACAAAAACCTAATTTCTGTAACATAAGTCACCTATTTTTTTAAAAAACAAAGTTACCTTTGTAACCCATCATTTTACAATACCTATCATGAAAATAGAGCAAATTTACACCGGATGCCTTGCGCAAGGTGCATACTATATCACCTCAAATGGCGAAGCGGCCATTATTGATCCGCTTAGAGAAACGCAACCTTACTTAGATCGTTTAGAACGTGACGGAGTAAAGTTGAAATATATTTTTGAAACACATTTTCACGCCGATTTCGTTTCTGGACACGTCGATTTAAGCAAAGAAACTGGAGCGCCAATCGTTTACGGACCAAATGCTGCTTGTGAGTTTGACTGTATTTCTGCAAAAGACGGACAAGAATTTAAACTTGGAAAAGTAACTATAAAAGTTTTGCACACGCCAGGACATACTATGGAAAGCACTACTTTTTTATTAATTGACGAAAACGGAAAAGATCACGCGATTTTCTCTGGAGACACTTTATTTATTGGAGATGTTGGTCGTCCTGATTTAGCTCAAAAAGCAGCGGGAATGACGCAAGATCAGTTGGCTGGAATTTTATTTCATTCTTTAAGAGATAAAATCATGACTTTGGCTGATGATGTAATCGTTTATCCGGCTCACGGTGCAGGAAGTGCTTGTGGAAAAAACATGAGCAAAGAAACCGTTTCTACAATTGGAAACCAGAAAGCAACCAATTACGCTCTTCGCGCAGATATGACCGAAGAAGAATTTATTAAAGAAGTTACAGACGGATTATTGCCTCCTCCAGCCTATTTCAGCATGAATGTCGCTATGAATAAACAAGGTTACGAAAGCTTTGAAACTGTTTTACACAACGGAATGAAAGCCATAAATGTAACCGAATTCGAAGCCGTTGCTGAAGAAACTGGCGCTTTGATTTTAGATACAAGAAGCGCGGCCGATTTTAGTAAAGCATTTATTCCGCAATCTATTAATATTGGTATTAATGGCGATTTTGCTCCTTGGGTTGGAACTTTAATTGCTAATGTAAAACAACCAATCATTTTGGTTACTACAGTTGGATTGGAAGAAGAAACCGTAACACGTTTAAGCCGAGTTGGTTTCGATACGATTATCGGACATTTGGAAGGCGGTTTTGAAGCTTGGCAAAAAGCAGGTTTCGAAACAGATTCTGTAAAACGAATTACAGCCGAACAATTTGCTAATGAAGTTGATATTCAAAAAGACAAAATAATCGACATTCGTAAAGAAACCGAATACGAAGCTGAGCATATAGAAGACGCTTACAGCAAACCTTTAGCTTATATTAATGACTGGGTAAAAGACATTAATCCGAATGAGCATTTTTATCTGCATTGCGCAGGAGGTTACAGAAGTATGATTGCCGCTTCAATTTTACAAGCACGCGGATTTAGAAATTTCTCTGAAGTTGAAGGCGGTTTTGGAGCGATTTCTAAAACAAATGTTCCAAAATCGGATTTTGTTTGTCAAAGCAAAACATTAAAAGCATAATTTTTTCACCATTAAGATATTAAGTTAATTAAGTTGAAAAGCTTAATTTTTCTTAGCCCAACTTTGAAAAGTTTCATAAAGCCAGATTGGCTTAATTTTCTTAATATCTTAATGGTTTAAAATAAAAAAAAAAATAAATTTTAAAAGTAAATGAGTATACTTGAAATTATAAGAGAACCATGGCCTTGGTATGTTGCGGGTCCATTAATTGGATTAACAGTTCCAATTTTATTAATTATCGGAAATAAATCTTTCGGGATTAGTTCTTCGTTACGTCATATTTGTGCGGCGTGTATTCCTGCAAATATTTCGTTTTTTAAATACGATTGGAAAAAAGAAAGCTGGAATTTATTCTTCGTTCTCGGAATATTTCTAGGCGGTTTTATTGCTGCTTATTTATTATCAAATCCAAATCCTGTTGAAATAGCTCCTGAATTGTCAGAGAAATTAGCCACTTACGGAATAACAGATCACACAGGTTTAGTGCCTTCACAATTATTTTCTTGGGAAAGTTTATTAACACTCCGTGGATTTATCATGATTGTAGTTGGCGGATTCTTAGTTGGTTTCGGAACTCGTTACGCGGGCGGATGCACAAGCGGACACGCAATTATGGGATTATCAAATTTACAATGGCCTTCTTTAGTGGCAACAATCTGTTTTATGATTGGCGGTTTTGTAATGGCACTTTTGATTTTACCTTATATTCTTTCACTTTAAAATTTGAAAAATGAATTTAGAAAATAAAAATATTGACGGAGAAGGAATAAACGCAAGCCAGAAAAAAGAAACTGCATTAGGAAATTTTAAATATCTAATTGTTGGAATCTTTTTCGGAATTGTATTCGTAAAAGCAGAAATCATTAGTTGGTTTCGTATTCAGGAAATGTTTAATTTGGAATCATTTCACATGTATGGTGTAATCGGCTGCGCTGTAGCGGCTGGGTTAATATCTGTGCAATTGATTAAGAAATTCAATATTAAAACCTTGCAAGGCGAAAAAATTGAAATTCAACCAAAGACTTTCAATAAAGGACAAATCTACGGCGGATTACTATTTGGTTTCGGCTGGGCAATTACTGGCGCTTGTCCAGGACCACTTTTTGCTCAAATTGGTACGGGAGCAACTGTTATTGTAGTTACACTTCTAAGTGCAATTGCGGGAACTTGGGTTTATGGTTTGATAAAAGATAAACTGCCTCATTAATTCTTTATAAAAATTAAAAAATGAATTCTAAAGAACAGCTCGTATTAAGAAAAGCAGTTATTTCTGAAGTTCCAGTAATTTGGGAAATCCTGCAAGATGCCATTGAACAGAGACGATTAGACGGAAGTACACAATGGCAAGACGGTTATCCGAACGAACTTACTGTTAAAAATGATATCGAAAAGGGTTGCGGTCACGTACTAACAGAAAATGAATCTATTTTGTGTTATGCTGCTATTATGTTCGACAGAGATCCTGCTTACGAAAACATCGAAGGCAAATGGCTGACTGATGGCGATTATACTGTTGTACACCGCGTCGCAGTTTCAAAACTAGCAAAAGGAAAAGGGATTGCAACAAAACTATTTGAAAAGATTGAAGGTTTATCTACAGATAATAATATTTATAGCATAAAAGTAGACACCAATTTTGATAATGTCCCGATGCTTAAAATTTTAGAAAAATTGAAATATACTTTTTGTGGCGAAGTCTATTTAAGAGGCTCCGCAAGAAAAGCATTTGAAAAACAATTAACTTAAAAAGAAAAAGTTAGCAACAATAAAAACCCGACAGTTTATAAAAATCTGTCGGGTTTATTTTTATATTTTCTAATCAACTTGAAACAAAATAAAATCAGAAAATTTTTCTTCATCAATTTTTAATTTGCTTTTGTTAAGTTTGCTTTAAACAAAAAGTCCCGTAAAAATATGAATCGTTCAGAGCAATTATTAAAGCTACAAAATATCGAAAATTGGGACGTAATAATAATTGGCGGTGGAGCAAGCGGACTCGGAACTGCTATTGACGCTGCGAGCCGAGGTTATAAAACAATCTTATTTGAAGCTGTCGATTTTGCAAAAGGAACTTCAAGCCGAAGCACAAAACTGGTTCATGGCGGAGTACGCTATTTGGCACAAGGCGATGTACATTTGGTTAGAGAAGCATTAAAAGAAAGAGGTTTACTGGCACAAAATGCAAATCATTTGGTAAAAAATCAATCGTTCGTTATTCCAAATTACCATTGGATTAGTGCCTACTTTTATACAATCGGATTAAAATTTTACGATCTTTTATCTGGCGGTTTGAGTTTAGGAAGTTCTAAATATCTTTCTAAAAAGAAAACTATAGAAATGCTTCCAAACGTCGAAGAAGAAGGTTTGGTAAATGGCGTTATTTATCACGACGGTCAGTTTGATGATTCGCGTCTAGCGATTAATCTTGCACAGACTGCTGTAGAAAATGGAGCTTGTGTTTTGAATTATTCTAAAATTATCAATTTATTAAAAGATGATAAAAACCAAATAATTGGTGTTCAAGTAACTGATCAAGAAACTGGTTTGAATTATAATGTAAAAGGTTCTGTAGTTGTAAATGCAACAGGAGTTTTTACAAATGCCATAATGAAATTAAATGATACTGTTTACAAAAAATATATTGTTCCAAGTCAAGGAATTCATTTAGTATGCGACAAATCATTTTTACCTGGAGAACATGCATTGATGATTCCGAAAACCAAAGATGGCAGAGTTTTATTTGCTGTTCCTTGGCATAATCATATTGTTGTGGGCACAACCGATACTTTAATAAAAAAGCAAAGTTTAGAACCAATTGCATTAGAAAGCGAAATTCAATTTGTCTTGGAAACTGCACAACGTTTTTTAGCAAAAAAACCTACCCGAGCCGACGTATTATCTGTTTTTGCAGGTTTACGTCCGTTGGCAGCGCCTAAAGAAGAAGGAAAAAGCACTAAAGAAGTTTCGAGAAGTCATAAAATCATTGTCTCTGAAACTGGTTTAATAACCATTACTGGTGGAAAATGGACAACTTATAGAAAAATGGCAGAAGAAATAATTGATAAAGCAATTCTAAAAGGACAACTTCCAAAAAAACCTTGTGTTACGGAACATTTATCTATTCACGGAAATAAACCAACAAATAATCTTGATCGTGAAAATCACTTATATATATATGGTAGTGATATTTCAAAAATTC encodes the following:
- a CDS encoding HD domain-containing protein; protein product: MNTKDLLDQIAFIKEIDKVKYIQRKTKLFNSDRCENDAEHSWHLALMAIVLAEHSNEPIDVLKVVKMVLIHDIVEIDAGDVFIYDTIKSHDNTDEERLAANRIFGLLPKNQADELISIWEEFEAGETNEAKFARSMDRLEPLLQNTSNNGGTWKEFGVKYDKVYEKKSVIKTGSKSIWNYAEGLINESVEKGILKKE
- a CDS encoding glycerol-3-phosphate dehydrogenase/oxidase — its product is MNRSEQLLKLQNIENWDVIIIGGGASGLGTAIDAASRGYKTILFEAVDFAKGTSSRSTKLVHGGVRYLAQGDVHLVREALKERGLLAQNANHLVKNQSFVIPNYHWISAYFYTIGLKFYDLLSGGLSLGSSKYLSKKKTIEMLPNVEEEGLVNGVIYHDGQFDDSRLAINLAQTAVENGACVLNYSKIINLLKDDKNQIIGVQVTDQETGLNYNVKGSVVVNATGVFTNAIMKLNDTVYKKYIVPSQGIHLVCDKSFLPGEHALMIPKTKDGRVLFAVPWHNHIVVGTTDTLIKKQSLEPIALESEIQFVLETAQRFLAKKPTRADVLSVFAGLRPLAAPKEEGKSTKEVSRSHKIIVSETGLITITGGKWTTYRKMAEEIIDKAILKGQLPKKPCVTEHLSIHGNKPTNNLDRENHLYIYGSDISKILQLQENEPELKEKLHPNYEFKMAEVVWAIRYEMARTVDDILARRVRLLFLDARAAIEVSEKTARLLAKELGRNEDWIAKEVSNFTTIAKGFLLSEFQ
- a CDS encoding GNAT family N-acetyltransferase; the protein is MNSKEQLVLRKAVISEVPVIWEILQDAIEQRRLDGSTQWQDGYPNELTVKNDIEKGCGHVLTENESILCYAAIMFDRDPAYENIEGKWLTDGDYTVVHRVAVSKLAKGKGIATKLFEKIEGLSTDNNIYSIKVDTNFDNVPMLKILEKLKYTFCGEVYLRGSARKAFEKQLT
- a CDS encoding DUF6691 family protein, encoding MNLENKNIDGEGINASQKKETALGNFKYLIVGIFFGIVFVKAEIISWFRIQEMFNLESFHMYGVIGCAVAAGLISVQLIKKFNIKTLQGEKIEIQPKTFNKGQIYGGLLFGFGWAITGACPGPLFAQIGTGATVIVVTLLSAIAGTWVYGLIKDKLPH
- a CDS encoding MBL fold metallo-hydrolase produces the protein MKIEQIYTGCLAQGAYYITSNGEAAIIDPLRETQPYLDRLERDGVKLKYIFETHFHADFVSGHVDLSKETGAPIVYGPNAACEFDCISAKDGQEFKLGKVTIKVLHTPGHTMESTTFLLIDENGKDHAIFSGDTLFIGDVGRPDLAQKAAGMTQDQLAGILFHSLRDKIMTLADDVIVYPAHGAGSACGKNMSKETVSTIGNQKATNYALRADMTEEEFIKEVTDGLLPPPAYFSMNVAMNKQGYESFETVLHNGMKAINVTEFEAVAEETGALILDTRSAADFSKAFIPQSINIGINGDFAPWVGTLIANVKQPIILVTTVGLEEETVTRLSRVGFDTIIGHLEGGFEAWQKAGFETDSVKRITAEQFANEVDIQKDKIIDIRKETEYEAEHIEDAYSKPLAYINDWVKDINPNEHFYLHCAGGYRSMIAASILQARGFRNFSEVEGGFGAISKTNVPKSDFVCQSKTLKA
- a CDS encoding YeeE/YedE family protein; this encodes MSILEIIREPWPWYVAGPLIGLTVPILLIIGNKSFGISSSLRHICAACIPANISFFKYDWKKESWNLFFVLGIFLGGFIAAYLLSNPNPVEIAPELSEKLATYGITDHTGLVPSQLFSWESLLTLRGFIMIVVGGFLVGFGTRYAGGCTSGHAIMGLSNLQWPSLVATICFMIGGFVMALLILPYILSL
- a CDS encoding cytochrome ubiquinol oxidase subunit I gives rise to the protein MEEMLFYDRMQFAFTITFHYLFPQLTMGLSLIIVYFKWKYLKTKEETYNHATHFWMKIFALNFAMGVVTGIPMEFQFGTNWAKFSELTGGIIGQTLAMEGMFSFFLESSFLGIFLFGEKLLGHKWHFVTGLLIMIGSWASGFLIIATHSWMQNPVGYEILENGKFVLTNFQALFLNPWLWPSYLHNQAASLVTSSFVVAGIGAFYILSKKNVSFGKLFLKTGVIFGLISSIVVAVPTGDLAAKNVVKYQPVTFAAMEGIFHTEKKGSEIVLIGQPDVKDKKLDNKIAVPNILSFLTYGNWDQEIKGLDQFEEDLHPTNISGLYYAYHIMVGLGTVFIGLMVISLFQLLRGKLFETKWILWSLMFMMPFPYIANTTGWYTAELGRQPWLVYNLLRTSAGASPTVSSGNTLFTLLGFIGLYLLLGMLFLLLIGKIINKGPHNVELSTEKI